Below is a genomic region from Scomber scombrus chromosome 3, fScoSco1.1, whole genome shotgun sequence.
TATCAAAGCTCaagcagaaagagaagaaaccaGGTCGcagaaagggagaggaaaatAAGTGGACAACACAAAGTGTGGACTGCAGTGAGAAGAAGGAGCATTGAGTATTTGTCCCTCTCAAGCTTGCTGCTGTCATGTCTTTGAGGACTTGTAGGGCTTTGGGGAGCACTAGCCAGAGGTGTTGGGTTACAGAGGCAGAGCTATATATGACTTTCTGTCATCACCAATCAGGAGGAGGGTTATATGGGTAACTATCATTGGCAGTTAATTCTTGAGGCTTACAAAGGCATCCCGGACATGTCCCAGTGGTCCCCTTGCCTCATTGAAGTATCCCACCCCGCTGAGCCCCCACCATGTACCTGTCACGCGCTCCTTCAGCCTTGTTATTGACATAATGAAACCCACCTAATCCCAGCAGGTCTATGCCTGTacgtacacatgcacatacagtcACAAACACAGTCTTGCATTACTGTCAGCGAGGAGCTTACAGGGACTATATTTGTGCCGTAACACCTCATACTTTTCTTTGATTTCATTTGATACTGACAAGCATATCTGGACTAACAGGATAACAATGATTTCCAAGCTCAGTATCTGTAGAAATTGTTTCCATATTTGATGATTCTGCACCTCCTGATCTCAATCCTCAACTTTACATGCCGGTGCAGGGGGTCATGTACCCTTTGTGTAGCGAGGTGGAAGCAAGCACGTGGAGGTCAGGGTGGTGGATAGCATGTGGAGCGACAAACTTTCATGCAAGAGACCAGTTTGTGTCCGGTCACAGACGTTTTtattaaccataaccactatCTTTCCCTAGTTTTTAATTAAGTGTTTTAATTGCCTAATCCTAACTATATCGTTTATAGTTTATTTGCTCAAACTAACTCCTAATCTTAAAGGTGCCCTGTGAAGTTTCTTTTAAAGCCAAACAAAGTTCTGGGTAGATTCAGTGTTACTCACCAAACATATTGTGGATATCTTTGAGATCtaacacatgaacacatttcaaataaaagccaattaataaaaatgttgtaaatcatACATTGTTTGCATCCATGATTGATAGCTTGCAGTCCTCTTTTTCTTTGCCTTCATTGGCAAATTGCTACACTTCTTTCTGTGCTGCCATGTTACTGTTGGTTTGCAGAATGTATGAAACTAGAAGCAGAAATATGTATCACGATACAAACAAAATGTGGACCCATTCCTAAAATCATTGCTCCATAGCGCTACAAGTGGTCAAATTGTGCCATAACACATCATactatagaaataaaaatcagCATGAAAacagaatttgttttttttttccagcattgttaataataataacaaagttCTTCAATAAGGTTGCATATTGAGTGCAGAAGTCAAAAAGTAAAAGTTCTCATAAATGCTTACTTAAtcataaaatgtaacttttatcCCATTACCTTAACCTTAATTCTGATAAACTGCAACCCAAACTCTACACCCACTCCAAGGACTCTTAAATACGATTATACAAGGACAAGCGGCCAGACACACCCTCAGCAGCTGACTGTCAACTGTCAGTGGTCTCCCACAGCCCTCCAGCCCATTTCAGATAATCCCACCACTCAATAATCATCATCAGCTCACCAGGCCAGTACGGTGATTACACGGGTAGTGAAGGAAGACGAGAATATTCTGGAGGCTAATCTTCTCTGACAGCCTCATCAGCACATCAGACCCACAAACCATCAGCTGAGCAGCCATTTGCTGTAATGCACCAAAAACACAGGGTGCCAGGATATATTTCAGAATTTGGGTAATTATTGGATTATCTTGGGGGATAAAAATCTAAACGATTGTTTAGTTTAACATGTATTAACAAGACAAATCTGAAACAATGCAAAGTCATTTAGTCAGTTATTTATGTCCTGTGACAGTATGAGTCATTGTCACCTGGGGTTAGCGTCATTGTTCAAATATATCTAATCAGTGAGAATGAGGAGCATACTTTCTCAATTTCCAAGCCCCCATTTTCACTGACAGTTGCCAAGGAATTTGAGAGGATTTAAGACAGCACCTTTCTGGTCACAAGGACGGGTTTAAAATCTTTTCACTTCTCTTGTCAGTGACAGCAAAGCAGAGTGAATATTATGCTTACTGTGTGATTGCATAAACAAGTAAATATGACACTAACTGGCTGGGAAAAAAGGCACATGGACACATTAAATGTTCTGTTGAAAAATGGAAATTGCATCAAATCCATGATTTCTTGTAAACTCTGAAATGCCTTGCTCTTCTTCCAGAGTCAGGCAGAGGCCCACTATAAGGGGAACCGCCACGCTCGGAGGGTAAAGGGGATCGAGACATCCAAGACAGCTCGTCTCCAAGATGGCGACAAGCAGCACCCTCCCCTTACTGCCTCACCCTCCCCACCAGGCCCCTCACCATCCAGCCCGGAGCCTGATCCTAATAAGCAGGGTGAGCATCACCTGTGACATATGATGTTACATACCCACTCCCAGGAATCTGTCGCAAAAATGGCACAGATGCTCaacacagctgctgtgtgaagtCACAGGACAGAACCTAACCAGTGAGGCATGTTGGTAGCCTGGCGTATAAAAGGAAGAAAgttcaaatatgattttatcaACCTGCAAATCTGATCATTCATTCTCTGCATAAATTGCCCTCATGCTCCAAAGGTGATCAATggcaatagaaaaaaaaactgtatgaaAAGTAATAAATTAAAAGTTCATTAGTCACTAAGCCTCATCTGGCTAACATGTCACCAGGGTGACCAGACCTGCTGTTGGGTCCAGATGGACCCAGCACACTTGTGTTCTCTATTACTGGAAAATCAGCCTCATTGGTTTCACGCTCTTATATAGTGATCCAGGTTGAAGGAGGTTTTGTATGTTTCACTTTCACAAATTATTTACTAACCTGAAAACCTTGTGCTGTTTACAGATGACACCCAATCATGTCCCAACTCTAAtgagtcacctttgacccctAGCCGCCTCCCAACACCCACATTTAGCTCAGCAGACGCAGAGTGTTCACTCTTGCCCTCTGTCAGCACACCTTTACCATCTTCTCCCGTCCCCTCCGCGACCCTCAGCACCCCCTCTGCCGACCCAGCAGTGGCTGGTCTTCCTGACACCCCGTCCCCAGCACCCAGCCCCTCTTCTGGAGagtcagaggaagagaaagcaAAGAAGCTTCTCTACTGCTCCCTGTGCAAAGTAGCTGTTAATTCCCTCTCACAGCTGGAGGCACATAACAAAGGTAAGTCCAACACAGCTTGTACTTGTGATACAAACAACACCATTATGCACTATTAGAGGCAATGTCAGAAAGCATGAGGCATGGCTGCTCAGAGGGAAAAGGAAAGATGCTTTACTGCCACTTAGTGGTGAAAATGGCAAGTTAAAAATGCAATCATGCAATTACCCTCCAATCTTAACTTGATGTGTCAAATTATTTTGTTCTCTGCATTTTAAGCAAAACTTTAACATTGCCTTGATTACAAACATACACTAtacttatcttttttttttttattgttcccAGGtaccaaacacaaaacaattctGGAGGCTCGAAGTGGACTAGGCCCCATTAAAGCATACCCACGTTTGGGTCCTAAACCCAGCCCTGAGCAGGGAGGGGAGCTGTCCACTGACCCCAACACTCAGGAACGCACCTTCCACTGTGAGATCTGTAACGTCAGAGTCAACTCAGAGCTGCAGCTTAAACAGGTAAGAAAACGGCCAAGAAGGACGTTGAGTGAATTCATTTCCAAGTAATCTCAATATTTAACATGTGTCCTGTCTCATTTTGTGTTGCAGCATATATCAAGCCGGAGGCATCGGGATGGAGTTGCAGGGAAACCCAATCCTCTTCTCAGTCGACACAAGAAGCGCACAGACTTTATGGTAAAgactctttgtctttgtctcaaAATATTCTCTTTACTATCTCATTACGTTGTGCAACAGTTTAAGTTTGCAGCTGTTTCTTATTACTTATAATTTTTCTTGACTTTCTCAAAGGAACTTCCAAAAACTCTGGGGGCTGGACTTTTACCAAATCCTCTGGCTGTTGCTGCAGCCATGGCAGCTGCAGCGTCCTCGAATCAGCTGGCAATGCGTCCTCCCTGCCCGACCTCCCACCATCACCCCAGTCACCACTTCCTTCAAGGAACACCCCTCAGTCTCCTGAGGCCCGCCCCGGGTCCCATTCGCACCACCCATGGGCCAATCCTCTTCACTCCTTACTGATGGTGAGAGAACGAGGAAGAATCAGGAAGAAGCACACTGTGAAGTAGAGGCCTGCAACTGTGTGCCATCAAGAGCCAAATCGGCTAGTGTGGCTTCAGCTGGTGTTTCATGTTAATGAAAACAGTACCCGTAAATACGACTCTTTATGGTGCATACTGTAGTTGCAGACCACTGCTGTTATGTTAACAGGGAGAACCAGAATTAACaaacaattataaaacattttaaagagactgTATATGTTTCCATCCGTCCCAGTTTTCCCTGCATCACTTAACTATCTGCAAATCACTGGACTGACTCTGCAGATAGTTTGAAgaggaataataaaaaagcatttcTATCAAGCATGGACTTCTTTGAGCATCCTCCAATCTGCAACTGACTAAATATCGTCATCTAACATATGATCCACTGTATCTGACTCAAAACCCTACCTCTCTTATGTTCTTAATGTTCATCTCTGCATCCAAAGCGTCAATgttatcaaaaaataaataaataaaatgcccGCTGGGTTAGATATAGTAGTTGCCTCTGATGTTAGCTGGTATCATACTGTAGCTGTCACAGTGTGTAGTGGATCGCTCCACTGTTCTGTTTTTGTGGCCTATAAAGAGAATAAGGTACCAACAGTTTATTTTTCGTTGCTGCAGTTGCTGGCAAACATttctctgtactgtatgtctagACTTTCACAGCTGGCCTATATGGTCTATATTTACCTCTGTGGgacagaaacaggaagtcaaaAAGGAAGCTTAAAGCAAAGATTTACTGATGATGCACGTCAACCCCATTTACGGTTTGACAAAGGTGGATTTGTGGTGAAGGGGTAATTGCTAGCGGAGAACTATGCAGCTGTTAGTGTTTGTCTTTGAGGTCTGTTTTAGAAAGCAGTAAAGTTGGAGATAGTGAAGTTAGTTTCTTTAGTGAGGGTCAAGATATAATTATCACGTTTCCATAAAACATTATCATAAAACGTTTCCCGTAATGATTCCCCAGATTCTCCCAAAATGGTCACCGACAACAAACATGTGCATAACGTCTTACTTAGCACATACAGTAACCAAAAGTCTGTGGCGTAGATGATTTAAATACACACTTAAAATGAGGATTTATCGTTTTTTCCATTTGCACCTCACTGCACAAAACAGCACGGTTTCAGtgtcttaaaggaatagtttcaACACTGTGAGCACAGCAGGACAATGGTTGATTTATATAGTAGCAGGTATTTGCAATATGTGCACATCTAATTACACAGACCACATTTTCACCACAATCCCGCGCAAGGAGTGTGAAACAGTGGGATGAAAAGACACCAGCATTATGTTACAGACGGAGGAGAAAAGGACCACATACATGGATGAGTAGTTGTATGCAAAAACAACACGTGATTTTTGATAGCATTGTAGGCCTGTAGTGGGATAAAAGCGTTGTTTGTCTGCTCCGCCTTGTGTAATCCAACCCGACATGACCCTGAACGATCCCAGTGAAAACTGTCATGATGGCTCGTGAAACATTAGCGGGAAGCTTTAGGAAACAGAAACTGTAGCAATACTTTCAGCACTCCTGCTAACTTTTCTTGTTAActgcaataaaaagaaaatgtctacaaatgtattaattgttATTTAGGAGAAGTGTATTGaaactttactgtaaatgtagattattaaaaaaaaaagagaaaattacaTGTTGGGGCTTCCtaattgttaaataaaaacaaaattataaatGAAATCATTAGAAATGTTGATCAGTGAATTCTTtacctttttgttcttttcttttgaaatgtaatgAGATGTGgcattaataacaataaatcacaCATGGATTTGGTTGTACATGTAGTTTAGTAATATGATAATGTGAGTACACAATGTACGCAATGTGAGTAATGTTCagatatttttataatatttcaagacattttctgttttgacaCACATTACAATAAATTAGTTATAAGTGACAGTTACATcacagatactgtatataagaCATCCATttggcttccaaactatttgtgatcAGAAGTTTATTTGAGTTTCAGTGCATtaaccaaacaaacattaagaaaatggAAGTCACAGTGTCTGTGGAGAACAAAGAGAACAAAGAGGATGCACATAAAACCATCTGACAACAGGAAACCCAATACTCAGAGCAGTTTTGAACTGCAGGTTGGTCAAATCAAGTAGTTCAAAGACGCTGTTTTAGGCTCTCAGAACTTGTGATGGTCATTATTCACAATGTACAGTATGAGATGTTAAAGACTCAGTGactaattcattcattaaaaaaataaaaataataattgataaagtaattattagttGCCGTTCTAGTCTTTATAGTATCTTACAATGTCTGTTTGTTGCCGTTTTACTTCTCTGTTGTGGACAAACTACAGAATACTGACCCTGTTTGAAAACACATCTTTGACATGTCTGTATTTCAGTTTCTTGTCATTTATAGACTGACATACACGCCAATACCGAAATATCTCCAGTGAGCTAATATTGATACCCATACATCAGCTGGGCCAGTTCATCTTTATGCTTTACTTGACTTCCTGTACATTGCATCATATAAATGCAATAACTAAAAAATGAAGTCTCATCTTATTGGATCAATTTAAATACAGATTAACATTTTGGAccattttaaacattgtttgtgatgttgtttaTATTAGCTTTGTTGTGTGTCATATCTCTGTAGTATTTGTTGTGCTGTACTCTTAAAAGATATCTTAATCTCAACGAGACTAcctaattaaatgaaaaaacatattttacttacAGAATACATGCTTTCAATATTAAGGCTGTAAAACAAGTTACGtttatgtttagttttaaaatgatactaaatacataaatatgtttattatgaaaGACATACGCAAGATCTTTCTTCCTTAATGTATACACAATTCGGAAAACCCGACTTCATACAAGTGTGAGTGCACTTGAGCAACACAGAGGTCGCTTATAAAATGAAAcgcagacaggaagtcagacaatCAACCACACCAGATCAGCGCAGCGCATGACACAGCCACACATCAGCTtttagacagacaggtgaggtgCGGTGAGAAATTTAACATTGTTTACATTCATGAGTGATTTTCAGCTAAAATAAGGGATTTTATTTGCCTTAGAAATTACACTGTAGATAAAATTTATTGGTAATTCTTTATTTATAATCATTTAGAATAGCTAATGTTGAGGACTGATTTAAACTTACTGGACAATTTATTTCAAATTACTAGAACCAAAGCAATTGCACACAGTTCTAAATGAGAATATATAAGAAATTATCTTAAGCTTGAAGAAGAAATGCACGTTTGGCCAGAGATGTGATGTAATCAAATGATGTCTGAGAACAACACCTTGATCTAATGACATCACTGCCCTTGATCATTACTGCCTCATGATGATTTCATCTATGGCTTTTGTCTGAATGTAGACCCTCCTCCTGTTGTGAAGTTCTGCAATTAACATTGTTAACTGACCACTCAAGAACCACCTCCCCTCACCAAGGTATCCCTTGATCTCGCCTGTGGGTTACACTGTAAGGTCTGAATGCAAATGCTCTCCCTTCCtgccttttgtttctttgctgatCACTGCCTTGGTATTACTGTATGAAATGCCTCCATTTCATTTGCTCTGGGTCAGTCCACTGTCTCAGACCCACTATGTGTCAGTGTGCTCACCGATATCCTGGGATATCAATAAACATCCAACTACACAGCAAACTTTGAACAAGTACTTGAGTGATTTTTCTTCAACAagctcttttaaaaatgttgtcattaaTAAAAACTTTGCTCAGAAACATATAGTGAATGGACAAGAAAATATACCGAAGGCAAACAAAGGTCTCTGTCAACAGAGAGTTTTGTTCAAGAGGAAGTGGAAACTAAGTATAGCGGTCTGTAACTTCCCTTTTCACCTGCTGTGATTGCTGACATTGCGTACTGTTGGGTTTCTGTTTAAAAGGAACTTTTCTTGAGATGAGTAAACCTATATTCTGATTCTTCTTACTTGACAGAATGCTGATGAACCACACAAACCAAACAGAGGATGACCTTTTCTCCTGCTACAGTCCGTCAGTCGTAGGTTACCGGTACTTTGCTGTGCTGTGGGGATGTGCTGTGACCATCACTGGTACGGTGGGAAACCTGATGACCATTCTAGCCTTCGCCTTAGACCCACGTCTGAGGACTCACTTCAACGTGCTCATCGTCAACCTGGCTGTAGCTGACCTCCTATACTGCGCCGTACTGCAGCCCATCTCAGTTGATTCCTATCTACACCTCAGATGGCGCAGCGGGGAGCTCTGGTGCAGCACCTTTGGcttgctcctcttcctctccaacTCTGTCTCCATTATCACACTCTGCCTTGTAGCGGTGAGCCGATATCTCTTGGTTGCAAAAACGTGTTTGACCGTGTCTTCTCTGACCGTGGTCTtactctcctcctcatctcagCATGGGCGCTGGGCCTGACCAGCTTTGGCCCATTGTGgcctgtttttgtatttgtaccGCAGGTGTGCACATGCAGCTTCCACCGGACCAGGGGTCGCCCCTATTCCACCATCTTgctcttcttctacttctttgtAGGCCTTGGCTTCGTTGGTGCATTCTATCTCCTCATCTACAGACGTGTCCTCATTGCCTCACAGGCTCTACTCCGCTACAGGCTCAGCCGACGATCATCCCAGAAGAAACCAGCTTTTTCTGTACAAATGACCAATGACAGTGGTGTAGAGAGTAGCATGGCCAACACGTGTAGCTGTGAGATGAGCAGCCATGAGGATCGAGCCCAAAATAAGGATGCGATCACCTGTGATAAATCTCCCCAAAAAACCCAGGGTTCTACCGAGGCCAGATATCCATCTGCAACCAACAAGCCTTCCCCTGATATTGCCCCTACACCACCTTCAACCACACCTGTTCCCACCACTGCAGCGTCTACATCCCACTCAGCAACCTCAGGAGATGATGCTGAAATTAAGCATGTGACGCGcatgtgttttactgttttcctgtgttttgtGTTCTGCTTTGTCCCCTTCCTGTTGCTCAACATAGCCGATAAACATAATCGCGCCCCACGGGTACTGCACATGTTCTGTGCAAACCTTACCTGGCTCAACAGCTGTATCAATCCCGTGCTCTATGCTGTCATGAATCGACAGTTTAGACAGGCCTACCATGTGCTGCTCACCAGGGCTGCTGCACCCTTCACCTGCCTCTGGACCTGGTGTTCAGCTCTGAGGTCCTAGACTCCTGAAACTTTATACTTGTCTAATGTTTATGCTGATATAAATCCTGTATGATATTCCCTTCTTTCTATTCAGTAGGCGAAGGGGGAAAAGTAAACCAGCGTCActcagaaaatgtgttatattttatttatgttgcatTACAAAATTGTCAGACTGCTCCATGTGATTCACAATTGtccattattatatttaaaacatgttttacagtgttgttgttgctgtttgcttttacagtgtgtattatgtatgattaaaatatgtgtttattttatgaataGAATAAATTCTATTTTGTAATACATTTTCTATAGTGTTCGCAACAGTTCATCAAACAGCTATTTGCAACCATGCACCTTTACGTCATCACTTTTCCACATGTATGTTACATCATATAAAAATCCCCCATTGTTACCAAATCAGTGTATTCTTCGCTAAGACAACATGACTATTTCGGTAATTCAGGAACTCGTGACTCAGTTTCTCAACACTGTGTAGCCTCTTACATGCTGACGGTAAATGACTAATGATAAAAATAGTTCACGTGATCTGAGCTTTGGTTTGACATGTAGGTGGATTGAGCATGTGTATGCTTGTTTGGTTGTCAAGGAATTTGTTTATTGAGAAAACTAACAGAGGCAAAGAAAATTCATACTCATAAGTCCATCTTTTACCAACTGATACAACGTGTGATTTATCTTACAAGAAGACTAAAAGTCTAGAGCCACGTTAGCGACCGTGTGAGGCTGTAATGCCATCAACAACAAAGCTGCTGATCAACAACAAAGCTGCTGATTGGAAGAAAAATAACACGTCTATTCTTAGGCCTTCTACACAAGCTATTGTTTTACTTTGGAAAGAACAAAGACACTGAACCTAACGGCAGCATTATCTGGGTGCCACTAAAATATTAACACCTTGCTTGCCTGTCCTTAAAGTTTAGTCGTTTTCAACTTTGACCTCGTTGGTGACCTTTCAATGTGCAACCAACAAGATgatcaactattttgataattgattaattgttttaaataactttttaagaaaaaagtcCTAATTATCcaattccagcttctcaaatgagaatgtattttttggtttctttagtcttttagGATAGTATcatataatatgtatttatcatatatatgtatttgggttatggactgtcatcttggactttgggaaacagtgaccaacatttttcaccattttctgattttatgggaccaaacaacaaaatatgttacCAGTCTGACAGGCCAACCAGATTTGTGAATACATATTCCTCCTACCTGGCACATGTTACTGATGGAAACATCCTCTACACCTTGGCTCTGTACAGTGCTCCCAGTCTCATCATGCTGTGAGAAAAGTTCAAGAAAAGAGGGCATtacacacaaatcactgctgtttCAAATAATTTCACTCACTTCAGTTGAAAAGATTTGTAGTAATTATGTACTTAGTGCAATTTCTTTCTAGTCTGTGATGattctcatcttcctcttcttggaCCTCCTTCCAATGCTTAGTCGTCACATTAACATTCAAATGAACCTTATTATGTACAACAGCATTGTAAGTGAGTGCATCCTTGTTTATTTGGCGCAATATTTACTGACCCGCTGTCCTCAGGCCAGTCCTTGTTCATTCTGTTGTTATCCCGAGCTGTTACTTTCAGTTCAGTACAAAAATCATAAGTTTAATAGCTCTGCATTCTGTTACTTATGACAGAGTTGTGAGATTATGgttgtttctgtcttttaataTGCTTTAGAGGGGAGTTAGCTCCAGTGGACCTCCACTGCTAAAAGCCACTGATCTGGTCAGCGACAATGGTGATTTAATACAGTCATATACCCTATATTTAGCTGTATTGCATAGACAGGCATAGATTTGTTTGTACTTGTACTGAATCCCTTTCTTACAGGCCCTTCAAGTCTTGGAGAAAAGAATGTAAATGACTCAAAGCATGGCCACTTCATTACCTAAATTGAAAGAGTATGTCCCTTGTACTGTGGCTATTTTAAGACATTGTTGAGTGTCCTCACACCTGGGGGATAGGGCGCCAAACATTAGACGCAGTGCCCACAGTTCCCATACACCCAGGGACTTGAACAGAGTACAATATCTCCCTCTGAAATATAGGAGTGGAAGTATGAAGTAGCATGGAAGTAACgttactcaagtaaagtacaagtacctcaaacttgTACTTAGATACAGTACTTGTAAATGTACCTAGTTACTTCATCAAAACGCCTCTAGAGCTAACCGCTAACTTATCTGCTAACAAACAAGAGTTTATATGTGCTCACCTGACTTCAAAGAGCAACTGGCTTGTGTTTCTGGTTATCTGACAACCACATTGTGGTCAAGTATTCACTgtccttttagctctggttttgTCTCTTCCAACTCCGGAGGAACATCTGTCTTCAGCATGTTAGCTGTCCACATGAAACTCACTATGCTGGGCGGCAGATGGGTTACCATCTGCCTGTTTAATGGGCGGAAACTCAACCATGCACCCCATAAAGATGCAGATTTGttt
It encodes:
- the LOC134003794 gene encoding zinc finger protein 385A-like is translated as MTLGERETEGEIEKKADICSTPAARLKELSPPAPQVQASTAAELLVREKVSKRSKEGGGVVSLFVSITGSVNRPGPVPAFLRSPSVIPAPPLDMKHFLQFPLESPHPATIGLFHNFNTMDPVQKAVMTHTFGPPMVKTKRPIISCNVCQIRFNSESQAEAHYKGNRHARRVKGIETSKTARLQDGDKQHPPLTASPSPPGPSPSSPEPDPNKQDDTQSCPNSNESPLTPSRLPTPTFSSADAECSLLPSVSTPLPSSPVPSATLSTPSADPAVAGLPDTPSPAPSPSSGESEEEKAKKLLYCSLCKVAVNSLSQLEAHNKGTKHKTILEARSGLGPIKAYPRLGPKPSPEQGGELSTDPNTQERTFHCEICNVRVNSELQLKQHISSRRHRDGVAGKPNPLLSRHKKRTDFMELPKTLGAGLLPNPLAVAAAMAAAASSNQLAMRPPCPTSHHHPSHHFLQGTPLSLLRPAPGPIRTTHGPILFTPY
- the gpr84 gene encoding LOW QUALITY PROTEIN: G-protein coupled receptor 84 (The sequence of the model RefSeq protein was modified relative to this genomic sequence to represent the inferred CDS: inserted 1 base in 1 codon), whose amino-acid sequence is MLMNHTNQTEDDLFSCYSPSVVGYRYFAVLWGCAVTITGTVGNLMTILAFALDPRLRTHFNVLIVNLAVADLLYCAVLQPISVDSYLHLRWRSGELWCSTFGLLLFLSNSVSIITLCLVAVSRYLLVAKXVFDRVFSDRGLTLLLISAWALGLTSFGPLWPVFVFVPQVCTCSFHRTRGRPYSTILLFFYFFVGLGFVGAFYLLIYRRVLIASQALLRYRLSRRSSQKKPAFSVQMTNDSGVESSMANTCSCEMSSHEDRAQNKDAITCDKSPQKTQGSTEARYPSATNKPSPDIAPTPPSTTPVPTTAASTSHSATSGDDAEIKHVTRMCFTVFLCFVFCFVPFLLLNIADKHNRAPRVLHMFCANLTWLNSCINPVLYAVMNRQFRQAYHVLLTRAAAPFTCLWTWCSALRS